The following proteins come from a genomic window of Candidatus Woesearchaeota archaeon:
- a CDS encoding redox-regulated ATPase YchF, producing MMLVGVVGKANVGKSTFFKAATLAEVEIANYPFATIKPNSGVGYVKIDCADKFFNTQCNPRDGFCIEHNRFVPVQLIDVAGLVPGAHEGKGMGNQFLDDLRQADVLIHVVDIAGTTNEKGEPIEPLSYDPAKDIRFLEEELDFWILRLIKKGWDKFARATQQTHGELNKAITSHLSGLNVKEELVKEIVNEFGLTDKKLVEWGEEDLVRIASEIRRKTKPMIIACNKIDIPGAEENFKRMQQEFPDRMLVRCSADSELALREAAKHGLINYIPGEKKFEMKEGANLSEKQKAALNFIKSNVLDKYGSTGVQDVLDKAVFDVLKYIPIFPGGINKLADQKGNIMPDCFLLPGNSTALDFAYRLHTDFGNKFIRAIDVKTKLTVGKDHRLKPGDVIEIVADK from the coding sequence ATCATGCTAGTCGGGGTAGTTGGAAAGGCCAACGTTGGAAAGAGCACTTTTTTCAAGGCTGCTACTTTGGCAGAGGTTGAAATAGCCAATTATCCTTTTGCAACAATAAAGCCGAACAGCGGAGTCGGCTATGTGAAAATAGACTGCGCAGATAAGTTTTTTAACACACAATGCAATCCAAGAGACGGGTTCTGCATCGAACATAATCGGTTCGTTCCTGTGCAGTTGATTGATGTTGCTGGATTAGTTCCAGGAGCGCATGAAGGCAAAGGCATGGGCAATCAGTTTTTGGATGATTTAAGGCAGGCAGATGTCTTAATACACGTTGTGGATATTGCCGGCACAACAAATGAAAAAGGAGAGCCAATAGAGCCTTTGTCATATGATCCTGCAAAAGACATAAGATTTCTTGAAGAAGAGCTGGATTTCTGGATTTTAAGATTAATAAAAAAAGGATGGGATAAATTTGCAAGGGCAACGCAGCAGACCCATGGAGAGCTTAACAAGGCAATAACAAGCCATCTTTCAGGGCTTAATGTCAAGGAAGAATTGGTTAAGGAAATAGTCAATGAATTTGGGTTAACTGATAAGAAATTAGTGGAATGGGGCGAGGAAGATTTGGTGAGAATCGCTTCTGAAATCAGAAGAAAGACAAAGCCGATGATCATTGCCTGCAACAAGATAGATATTCCTGGCGCAGAGGAGAATTTCAAGAGAATGCAGCAGGAATTCCCGGACAGGATGCTTGTGAGATGCAGCGCAGACTCTGAGCTTGCATTGAGGGAAGCTGCAAAGCATGGCCTGATCAATTACATTCCCGGAGAAAAAAAATTCGAAATGAAAGAAGGCGCAAATCTGTCTGAAAAGCAGAAAGCTGCCCTTAATTTTATAAAATCAAATGTCCTTGATAAATACGGCTCAACAGGAGTGCAGGATGTTCTGGATAAAGCCGTGTTTGATGTTCTGAAATATATCCCGATCTTCCCCGGAGGGATTAATAAGCTCGCAGACCAGAAAGGAAATATCATGCCGGACTGCTTTCTGCTCCCGGGAAATTCAACAGCGCTTGACTTCGCCTACAGGCTGCATACAGATTTCGGAAACAAGTTTATACGAGCAATAGATGTGAAGACAAAGCTGACTGTCGGCAAGGATCACAGGCTCAAGCCAGGAGATGTCATAGAGATTGTGGCGGATAAGTGA
- a CDS encoding RsmB/NOP family class I SAM-dependent RNA methyltransferase — MVKNIESIKFKPEFIKRYSGLTDFSEFKEYSLKFLRRSIRINTLKAAIEEIKKRMEKDWILTSVPWCKEGFWVEHKQGRRDIGNAIEHFLGYIYVQEAASMIPPIVLDPKPGEIVLDMCASPGSKTTQIAQYMDNKGILVANDYKGERIVPLEINMQRCGAANCIITRMHGEWLKEMKFDRILVDAPCSGTGTIRKSFKTLLMWNPNMVKRLSTTQKNLIETAFNNLKDGGTLVYSTCSLEPEENEEVVDFLLNKYDNANLEEIELNIKRSEPILKFENKKYNEEIKKCLRIWPQDNDTEGFFVAKISKL; from the coding sequence ATGGTAAAAAACATTGAAAGCATCAAATTCAAGCCTGAATTCATAAAAAGATATTCTGGATTAACAGATTTCAGTGAATTCAAAGAATATTCCCTGAAATTTTTAAGACGATCAATCAGAATAAACACCTTGAAGGCTGCAATTGAAGAAATAAAAAAAAGAATGGAGAAAGACTGGATATTGACTTCTGTTCCCTGGTGCAAGGAAGGATTCTGGGTTGAGCATAAGCAGGGAAGAAGGGATATTGGAAATGCGATTGAGCATTTTCTCGGCTATATTTATGTTCAGGAAGCTGCTTCAATGATCCCGCCCATAGTTTTGGATCCTAAGCCCGGCGAAATTGTATTGGACATGTGCGCTTCTCCCGGATCAAAGACAACGCAGATAGCGCAGTATATGGATAACAAAGGAATATTGGTTGCGAATGATTACAAGGGAGAGAGGATTGTGCCGCTTGAGATAAATATGCAGAGATGCGGGGCAGCAAACTGCATCATAACAAGGATGCACGGAGAGTGGCTCAAGGAAATGAAATTTGACAGGATCCTTGTTGATGCCCCCTGCTCAGGAACAGGAACAATACGGAAGAGTTTCAAAACACTGTTGATGTGGAATCCGAACATGGTGAAAAGGCTGTCAACAACGCAGAAGAACCTGATCGAGACTGCATTCAATAATTTAAAAGATGGCGGAACTTTAGTTTATTCAACTTGTTCGCTGGAGCCTGAGGAAAATGAAGAGGTTGTTGATTTCTTATTAAATAAATACGATAATGCCAATTTGGAAGAAATAGAATTAAACATCAAAAGAAGCGAGCCGATTTTAAAATTTGAAAATAAAAAATACAATGAAGAAATCAAAAAATGCCTGAGGATCTGGCCGCAGGATAATGATACAGAGGGGTTCTTTGTTGCTAAGATTTCTAAATTATAA
- a CDS encoding 2-oxoacid:acceptor oxidoreductase family protein, with protein MIEIRIHSRAGQGAKSAAQFIAEAAMEKGKFVQAFPEYGAERMGAPMKVYVRISDKKIRNYSSIVAPDVVMVIDPYFIEQIDVAEGLKESGILIVNTNKDPAEVKKITNFNGKIFALDATKIAFETIKANKPNTPLLGALIKATNVVDLEEINKKIKDYFLKKLGEEKTNANINAVARGFNETKS; from the coding sequence ATGATTGAAATAAGAATTCACTCCAGAGCAGGCCAGGGCGCAAAATCAGCTGCCCAGTTTATAGCAGAGGCTGCAATGGAAAAAGGAAAGTTTGTGCAGGCATTCCCTGAATACGGAGCAGAAAGAATGGGCGCCCCAATGAAAGTATATGTAAGAATATCCGATAAAAAAATAAGAAATTATTCCTCAATAGTTGCGCCTGATGTCGTCATGGTTATAGATCCTTACTTTATCGAGCAGATTGATGTTGCTGAAGGCTTGAAAGAAAGCGGCATTTTAATTGTGAACACAAATAAGGATCCTGCCGAAGTGAAAAAAATAACAAACTTTAACGGAAAAATATTTGCATTGGACGCAACAAAGATAGCTTTTGAAACAATAAAGGCAAACAAGCCAAATACGCCCTTATTGGGTGCGTTGATAAAGGCAACGAATGTGGTTGATTTAGAAGAGATCAACAAAAAAATAAAAGATTATTTTTTAAAAAAGCTTGGCGAAGAAAAAACTAATGCAAACATAAATGCTGTGGCAAGGGGCTTTAATGAAACCAAAAGCTAA
- a CDS encoding PHP domain-containing protein: protein MLKADLHLHTNKDPIDRCYIKYSPKELIDYASKLGFDVLAITHHRQLYYNKEIADYAAKKGILLMPGAEILIEGKEVLLYNFKDSEIRKIKTFEDLKRSKRKNNLVIAPHPFLPHHHFISLFSKLVKNRKCFDGIEFCHFYAKFFNSNKRAVRFAHKFKLPLVGNSDLHRLWQMNYTYSMIDSKKDINSVIAAIKKGKIIVKSRPLPVLVFLRVIWFVIRTAF from the coding sequence ATGCTGAAAGCGGATTTGCATCTTCATACAAACAAGGATCCCATTGACCGCTGTTATATAAAATATTCTCCGAAAGAATTGATTGATTATGCTTCTAAACTCGGATTTGATGTTCTAGCTATAACGCATCACAGACAGCTTTATTATAACAAAGAAATCGCAGATTATGCTGCCAAAAAAGGGATTTTATTGATGCCTGGCGCAGAGATTTTAATTGAAGGAAAAGAGGTTTTACTGTATAATTTTAAAGACAGCGAAATCAGGAAAATAAAAACGTTTGAGGATCTGAAAAGATCAAAAAGAAAAAATAATCTTGTGATTGCGCCGCATCCATTCCTGCCGCACCATCATTTCATCTCGCTCTTTTCAAAGCTTGTAAAAAACAGAAAATGTTTTGACGGCATTGAATTCTGCCATTTTTACGCTAAGTTTTTCAATTCAAACAAGAGAGCAGTAAGATTCGCGCATAAGTTTAAGCTGCCTTTAGTCGGCAATTCTGATCTTCACAGGCTGTGGCAGATGAATTACACTTATTCCATGATTGATTCCAAAAAAGACATTAACTCTGTTATTGCAGCGATAAAGAAAGGGAAGATCATTGTTAAATCAAGGCCTTTGCCTGTTCTTGTTTTTTTAAGGGTGATATGGTTTGTCATAAGGACTGCGTTTTAA
- a CDS encoding thiamine pyrophosphate-dependent enzyme — translation MNLKELSLKENRFASGHRACAGCGFPQIINTVLKATDNVVASCATGCLEVTSTVYPHTAWKVPWIHSLFENAAATISGVETAYNVLKRKGKVKKDIKFVAFGGDGGTYDIGLQSLSGALERGHKFVYVLYDNEAYENTGVQRSSATPLGAATTTSPEGKVHHGKEQFKKDITKIMVAHNIPYVAQTTVAHWNDLYAKTEKAFNANGPAFLAVLQPCTLGWKFPGNMTMEIAKLAVESRFWPLYEVENGVYKLNYDPAKPIPVADYLKTQGRFAHLFKPENKEILEKIQKNVDEEWEKLLKLCGK, via the coding sequence ATGAACCTAAAAGAATTATCGCTGAAAGAGAACAGGTTTGCATCCGGACATAGGGCTTGTGCTGGATGTGGTTTTCCTCAGATAATAAATACTGTGTTAAAAGCAACAGACAATGTTGTTGCATCATGCGCAACTGGCTGCCTTGAAGTAACTTCAACAGTTTATCCTCATACAGCATGGAAAGTTCCCTGGATCCACTCTTTGTTTGAAAACGCTGCTGCAACAATTTCAGGAGTTGAAACAGCATATAATGTTCTGAAGAGAAAAGGCAAGGTAAAAAAAGACATCAAGTTTGTTGCATTCGGCGGAGATGGCGGTACTTATGATATTGGCTTGCAAAGCCTGTCTGGAGCATTGGAAAGAGGCCATAAATTTGTTTATGTTTTATATGATAATGAAGCATATGAAAATACAGGAGTTCAAAGAAGCTCTGCAACTCCATTAGGAGCAGCTACAACAACATCGCCAGAAGGAAAAGTGCATCATGGCAAGGAACAGTTTAAAAAAGACATTACAAAGATCATGGTTGCTCATAATATCCCTTATGTTGCGCAGACAACTGTTGCCCATTGGAATGACCTCTATGCAAAAACAGAGAAAGCGTTTAATGCAAACGGTCCTGCATTTCTGGCTGTTCTGCAGCCCTGCACTCTTGGCTGGAAGTTTCCAGGAAATATGACAATGGAGATCGCAAAGCTTGCAGTTGAAAGCAGGTTCTGGCCATTGTATGAAGTTGAGAATGGAGTTTACAAGCTAAATTATGATCCTGCAAAGCCAATTCCAGTAGCAGACTATTTGAAGACTCAGGGAAGATTTGCGCATTTATTCAAGCCCGAGAACAAGGAAATTCTTGAAAAGATCCAGAAGAATGTTGATGAAGAGTGGGAAAAGCTTTTGAAGCTGTGCGGGAAATAG
- a CDS encoding DUF2073 domain-containing protein — MLTLQIVPYGEIANLSSLGRIRKLLNIAKENKIVLLQGRLKKEEEAELIKATMEEINADFKGIELAVINPEEKKAAMLDKVKLGLANVLLGDRQGLTVIGPANIVKEIKKDPDKIQLFTQDLKKKKR, encoded by the coding sequence ATGCTAACATTACAAATTGTGCCTTACGGCGAAATAGCAAACTTAAGTTCACTAGGCAGAATTAGGAAGCTGTTGAATATTGCAAAAGAAAACAAGATTGTTCTGCTGCAGGGAAGATTAAAAAAAGAAGAGGAAGCCGAGCTAATCAAAGCCACAATGGAGGAGATAAACGCTGATTTCAAGGGAATAGAGCTTGCTGTTATCAATCCGGAAGAAAAGAAAGCTGCAATGCTCGATAAGGTTAAGCTTGGCCTGGCAAATGTTTTGCTTGGCGACAGGCAGGGATTGACTGTCATAGGCCCGGCGAATATTGTAAAAGAGATTAAAAAAGATCCTGACAAGATACAGCTGTTCACACAGGATCTGAAGAAAAAGAAAAGATAA
- a CDS encoding CPBP family intramembrane metalloprotease, whose translation MKKDSTTLRNWILFFALITFILSFSIGFRGLFFLSLTIGLFFLAIFMKKRETDNWSDGFNWFINFFKEISVYFFGTFIIAIVVGLFFEMLGLKLSDLETVFKFFPPTYLLFFGLLAGPLEELVFRWGILNWTKKIISKWTEHAEVISLVFSSLLFGLSHLYFGSGPAIYTILYLIPTFIIGLIFGKIYLRKGLITVMWLHSLYNMFVIFLNYALIHGWWF comes from the coding sequence ATGAAAAAAGACTCTACTACTTTACGTAACTGGATTCTATTCTTTGCTCTCATAACATTTATTCTTTCATTTTCTATCGGCTTTAGAGGGTTATTCTTTTTAAGTCTAACAATAGGCTTATTTTTTCTAGCAATATTCATGAAGAAAAGAGAAACTGATAATTGGAGTGATGGTTTTAACTGGTTCATTAATTTTTTTAAAGAAATTTCTGTTTATTTCTTTGGTACTTTTATAATTGCCATAGTAGTTGGATTATTTTTTGAAATGTTGGGTTTAAAATTGTCTGACCTTGAAACAGTTTTCAAATTTTTTCCTCCTACCTACTTGCTGTTTTTTGGACTTCTAGCAGGTCCACTCGAAGAATTAGTTTTTAGATGGGGAATTTTAAATTGGACTAAAAAGATTATCTCTAAGTGGACAGAACACGCTGAAGTAATCTCTTTGGTTTTTTCTTCTCTATTGTTTGGCTTATCCCATCTATATTTTGGAAGCGGACCAGCAATTTATACAATTTTATACCTTATTCCTACATTTATTATTGGCTTAATTTTTGGTAAAATATATTTAAGAAAAGGGTTAATCACGGTAATGTGGCTGCATTCGCTATACAATATGTTCGTTATTTTTTTAAATTATGCTTTGATTCATGGCTGGTGGTTTTGA
- a CDS encoding Fic family protein, whose protein sequence is MLSKKDVVEINKGFSTGKLMNESSLDYAVKTTARSRNWLRSAALLARSILIDHAFEDGNKRTAAAAIMLLMDLNDIQFNPEEIPKVVVKILKKNITSLTEIERCIKDAIK, encoded by the coding sequence ATGTTAAGCAAAAAGGATGTTGTCGAGATAAATAAGGGATTTTCAACAGGCAAGCTGATGAATGAAAGCAGCCTTGACTATGCAGTAAAGACCACTGCAAGGAGCAGGAACTGGCTGCGGTCTGCAGCACTGCTTGCAAGGTCAATTTTAATTGATCATGCTTTTGAAGACGGCAATAAAAGGACAGCAGCAGCGGCAATAATGCTTTTGATGGATCTGAATGATATCCAGTTTAATCCAGAAGAGATCCCAAAAGTTGTAGTTAAAATACTGAAAAAGAACATAACAAGCTTAACAGAAATTGAGAGGTGCATAAAAGATGCAATCAAGTAA
- a CDS encoding 4Fe-4S binding protein, translating into MKPKAKLMSSKEMPIGGVIIEPGSTSKEETGSWRAERPVYDATKCNQDMICVQHCPDMCIIVVKDEKLGAKRLGTDFRYCKGCGICAQVCPVKAITMKPEGEFKK; encoded by the coding sequence ATGAAACCAAAAGCTAAATTAATGTCGAGCAAGGAAATGCCAATTGGCGGCGTAATCATAGAGCCAGGCTCAACTTCAAAGGAAGAAACTGGATCCTGGAGGGCAGAAAGGCCTGTTTATGATGCAACTAAATGCAACCAGGATATGATCTGCGTGCAGCACTGCCCTGACATGTGCATAATTGTTGTTAAGGATGAAAAACTAGGGGCAAAGCGCCTCGGCACAGATTTCAGATATTGCAAGGGATGCGGAATATGTGCGCAAGTATGCCCGGTAAAAGCAATCACAATGAAGCCAGAAGGGGAGTTTAAAAAATAA
- a CDS encoding Era-like GTP-binding protein, producing the protein MIGAIKRFINRVLNSLFKKKKHVKLGLYGPPNSGKTTLANKICQDWLGEDMGTVSNIAHETREIQIKEQINIKSKGKELSFNLVDTPGIATKIDYEDFMKAGLKETEAKQRAKEATKGVIDSIKWLDEMDIVIVVLDSTIDPYSQVNITIIGNLQARDIPVLLVANKIDLKKANVKKIQAAFPQYGIVGISAKYGNNLDEFYEALFKIAG; encoded by the coding sequence ATGATAGGTGCAATAAAGAGGTTCATAAACAGGGTTCTTAATAGCTTGTTCAAGAAAAAGAAGCATGTAAAGCTTGGGCTTTATGGCCCGCCGAACAGCGGCAAGACAACTTTAGCAAACAAGATCTGCCAGGACTGGCTTGGCGAAGATATGGGAACTGTTTCTAACATCGCCCATGAAACAAGAGAGATACAGATAAAGGAGCAGATCAACATTAAGTCAAAAGGCAAGGAGTTAAGCTTCAATCTTGTTGACACGCCGGGAATTGCAACCAAAATAGATTATGAAGATTTTATGAAAGCAGGGTTAAAGGAAACTGAGGCAAAGCAAAGGGCTAAAGAAGCTACAAAAGGCGTTATAGACTCCATAAAATGGCTCGATGAAATGGATATTGTGATTGTTGTTCTGGATTCAACAATAGACCCTTACAGCCAAGTGAATATCACAATCATCGGAAACTTGCAGGCAAGGGATATTCCTGTGCTGCTTGTTGCCAATAAGATTGATCTGAAGAAAGCAAATGTCAAGAAGATACAGGCGGCATTCCCGCAGTACGGCATTGTGGGCATATCTGCAAAATATGGAAACAACTTAGATGAGTTTTATGAAGCATTGTTTAAAATAGCAGGATAA
- a CDS encoding putative toxin-antitoxin system toxin component, PIN family, translated as MRVVLDTNVFISGIFWEGNFCSQIIDKWRKGRFQLVSSPKLVEEFVKALRSFKISMDEELIEEWKNLIIENSVMVDPTTAIKAVNDDPEDDKFVEAAIYGEADFIVSQDKHLLKLKEYNKIRILNPEEAVLIF; from the coding sequence ATGAGAGTAGTTTTAGACACAAATGTCTTTATCTCAGGCATATTTTGGGAAGGCAATTTTTGCTCTCAAATCATAGACAAATGGAGAAAGGGAAGATTTCAATTAGTGAGTTCCCCTAAACTTGTTGAAGAGTTCGTAAAAGCTCTCCGAAGCTTCAAGATTTCCATGGATGAAGAGTTAATTGAAGAATGGAAAAATCTCATCATAGAAAATTCAGTAATGGTTGATCCAACAACAGCAATAAAAGCGGTAAATGACGACCCTGAAGATGATAAGTTTGTAGAAGCAGCTATTTATGGAGAAGCAGATTTTATTGTAAGCCAGGATAAACATCTTCTGAAATTGAAAGAATACAATAAAATCAGGATTTTAAATCCAGAAGAAGCAGTTTTGATCTTTTAA
- the porA gene encoding pyruvate ferredoxin oxidoreductase, with product MPKTNKKTIALTGDEAAAEAMRQIDPDVIPSYPITPQTFIIETFAQFYADGKVSGETVDAESEHSAMSIAVGASAAGARVMTASSSQGIALMFEVLPVASGLRLPIVMNVVNRALSAPLNIHCDHSDSMACRDTGWIQIYSEDAQEAYDNNLIAIKLAESKNVLLPVMVCQDGFITSHCVANVEILDDNIVKNFVGEYKAKYSLLDVDHPITYGPIQLQNYYFETKSQLDDAMQNAKNEFLKIGSEVSKLTGREYGYFEEYKSKDAKAIIVVLNSTAGVVKDVVDELRSKGKKVGLLKIRLFRPFPYEEIKEALKNAEKIAVLDRAESYGANAPLYSEILNSLFSLDKKPDVSSIVFGLGGREIFKKDIENIFENLLENKKQEKYVGLRK from the coding sequence ATGCCTAAAACAAATAAAAAAACAATTGCGCTAACAGGAGATGAAGCAGCTGCAGAGGCAATGCGGCAGATTGACCCGGATGTAATTCCCTCTTATCCCATAACGCCCCAAACATTCATCATTGAAACCTTTGCTCAGTTTTATGCAGATGGAAAAGTTTCAGGGGAAACAGTTGACGCTGAATCAGAGCACAGTGCAATGAGCATTGCTGTTGGCGCAAGCGCAGCTGGTGCAAGGGTTATGACTGCATCTTCGTCGCAGGGAATCGCATTGATGTTTGAGGTGCTTCCGGTTGCTTCCGGCTTAAGGCTTCCGATTGTCATGAATGTTGTCAACAGGGCATTGTCAGCTCCATTAAATATACATTGCGACCATTCAGATTCAATGGCGTGCAGAGACACAGGATGGATACAGATTTACAGCGAGGATGCGCAGGAAGCTTATGATAACAATTTGATTGCGATTAAACTGGCAGAATCAAAAAATGTTTTATTGCCAGTCATGGTCTGCCAGGATGGCTTTATAACTTCACACTGCGTTGCAAATGTTGAAATTTTAGACGATAATATCGTTAAAAATTTTGTCGGGGAATACAAGGCAAAGTACTCATTGCTTGATGTTGATCATCCAATAACTTATGGCCCGATACAATTGCAAAATTATTATTTTGAAACAAAAAGCCAGCTTGATGATGCGATGCAGAACGCAAAAAATGAATTTTTGAAAATAGGCAGTGAAGTCTCAAAATTAACAGGCAGGGAATATGGCTATTTTGAGGAATATAAATCAAAGGATGCGAAAGCAATTATTGTTGTGCTAAACTCAACTGCAGGAGTTGTGAAAGATGTTGTTGATGAATTAAGAAGCAAAGGAAAGAAAGTGGGATTGTTAAAAATAAGGCTGTTCAGGCCTTTCCCATATGAAGAAATAAAAGAAGCATTAAAGAATGCAGAAAAAATTGCTGTTCTGGACAGGGCAGAATCTTACGGCGCGAATGCCCCGCTTTATTCAGAGATCTTAAATTCATTATTTTCATTAGATAAAAAGCCGGATGTTTCAAGCATAGTATTCGGATTGGGCGGAAGGGAGATTTTCAAGAAAGATATTGAAAATATTTTTGAAAATTTGTTAGAAAATAAAAAACAGGAAAAATATGTTGGACTAAGAAAATGA
- a CDS encoding Zn-ribbon containing protein, with product MPHQCVRCNTFYEDGAAEILKGCKCGGRLFFYIKKEKLDEVKKMTSSVHLSTDEKMQIERDVFDLVGSEIDKDQPVVLDLESIRIVKPGKYELDLVHLFKGEPLIFKLEEGKYMIDVMESFKRLRSKFEKKK from the coding sequence ATGCCCCATCAATGCGTAAGATGCAACACATTCTATGAAGACGGCGCTGCTGAGATCCTGAAAGGCTGCAAATGCGGCGGAAGATTATTCTTTTACATCAAGAAAGAAAAGCTTGATGAAGTTAAAAAGATGACGAGCAGCGTGCATTTGTCCACAGATGAGAAGATGCAGATCGAAAGAGATGTCTTTGATCTTGTCGGAAGCGAGATTGACAAGGACCAACCTGTTGTCCTTGACCTTGAAAGCATAAGGATTGTAAAGCCCGGAAAATACGAGCTGGATCTGGTGCATTTGTTCAAGGGCGAGCCTTTGATCTTCAAGCTTGAAGAAGGGAAGTATATGATTGATGTCATGGAAAGCTTTAAAAGACTGAGAAGCAAGTTTGAGAAGAAGAAATAA
- a CDS encoding helix-turn-helix domain-containing protein: MWVIKFKVFHKDCAFSPLCKKHNVVDLVYLLGFVSTHNKFQWTNMHILEGAKESIEKFIDDLRKNKIVKKVEAYKNYLITIEEENLKRYKIFSSLFSKELFYIRPIMIKPDRFEYWCLAAWNRSTLIKAFNASKHFGSSDLLEIKETKIDKIFLPHITPDITDKQLQAIKLAIKRGYYKFPKQIDLRNLAKEVKISKETFFEHLAKAESKILPFLTENM, encoded by the coding sequence ATGTGGGTCATTAAATTCAAGGTTTTTCATAAGGATTGCGCATTCAGCCCGTTGTGCAAAAAACACAATGTTGTTGATTTGGTTTATTTGTTAGGATTTGTTTCAACCCATAATAAATTCCAATGGACCAATATGCACATTCTAGAAGGGGCAAAAGAATCAATTGAGAAGTTTATTGATGATCTAAGAAAGAATAAAATTGTTAAAAAAGTAGAGGCGTATAAGAATTATTTAATAACCATAGAAGAAGAAAATTTAAAACGATATAAAATCTTTTCTTCTTTATTTTCAAAAGAGCTTTTTTATATAAGGCCAATAATGATAAAACCGGATAGATTTGAATACTGGTGTTTGGCTGCTTGGAATAGAAGTACGTTGATAAAAGCCTTTAATGCCTCTAAACATTTTGGAAGTTCAGACTTATTGGAAATAAAAGAGACTAAAATAGACAAAATCTTCCTGCCGCACATAACCCCGGATATCACAGACAAACAACTCCAAGCAATAAAGTTGGCGATCAAGCGTGGATATTACAAGTTTCCTAAACAAATTGATTTGAGAAATTTAGCAAAAGAGGTAAAGATCTCCAAGGAAACTTTCTTTGAGCATTTAGCTAAGGCAGAATCAAAGATTCTTCCGTTTTTGACAGAAAACATGTGA
- a CDS encoding FAD-dependent oxidoreductase — protein MHDLIIIGAGPAGMSAAVYAARNKLDFLVISKDIGGQAAWSSDVENYIGYQFITGAELTQKFEEHVKKYNVKIINDEIVELRKPNSIFEIKTKNNKTYLTKTIIIASGKKPKMLNIPGEKEFRGKGVTYCAVCDAPLFAGKDVAVIGGGNSALDAALQLTKYANKIYVINIAGKLGGEKVLMQKVEKNRKVIVLNNSKIVEISGDKFVTGIKAEQDKKIKTLNVQGIFIEIGLVPETDFADIAKKNEFGEIIIDQSARTNIPGIFAAGDVTNTPEKQIVVAAGEGAKAALGVIKYLGGLK, from the coding sequence ATGCATGACTTAATAATAATCGGCGCCGGGCCGGCAGGAATGAGTGCTGCTGTCTATGCAGCCCGAAACAAGCTGGATTTTCTTGTTATTTCAAAAGACATTGGAGGCCAGGCGGCATGGTCATCAGATGTTGAAAATTATATTGGCTACCAGTTCATAACAGGAGCAGAGCTTACGCAAAAGTTTGAAGAGCATGTTAAAAAGTATAATGTCAAGATTATTAATGATGAAATTGTTGAGCTAAGAAAGCCAAACAGCATTTTTGAAATTAAAACAAAAAATAACAAAACATACCTGACAAAAACAATAATCATCGCTTCAGGCAAAAAGCCCAAAATGCTCAATATTCCAGGTGAAAAGGAATTCAGGGGGAAAGGCGTAACTTATTGCGCAGTATGCGATGCCCCTTTATTTGCCGGAAAAGATGTTGCTGTCATTGGCGGAGGAAACTCTGCTCTTGATGCGGCATTGCAGCTTACAAAGTATGCAAATAAGATTTATGTGATCAATATAGCCGGCAAGCTTGGCGGAGAGAAAGTATTAATGCAAAAGGTTGAAAAAAATAGAAAAGTAATTGTTTTAAACAACTCAAAAATAGTTGAAATATCGGGAGATAAGTTTGTAACAGGAATCAAGGCAGAGCAGGATAAAAAAATAAAAACTCTGAATGTTCAGGGCATTTTCATTGAAATTGGCCTTGTTCCCGAAACAGATTTTGCGGATATTGCCAAAAAGAATGAATTCGGCGAAATAATAATAGATCAGTCAGCAAGGACAAATATTCCAGGGATCTTTGCAGCAGGCGACGTGACAAATACGCCGGAAAAGCAGATCGTTGTAGCAGCAGGAGAAGGAGCAAAGGCTGCATTGGGAGTTATAAAGTATTTGGGTGGGTTGAAATAG